The DNA sequence CACCAGGGCATGGTGTGGAGCGAAAAACGGGATTCGAACCCGCGACCCCAACCTTGGCAAGGTTGTGCTCTACCAGCTGAGCTATTTTCGCATAGTGCGGATGAAGGGACTCGAACCCCCACGCCTCACGGCACCAGATCCTAAGTCTGGCGTGGCTACCAATTACACCACATCCGCTGGTTTTTTATATTGTAAGTTTTAAAGAGCTTGCTTCGTTTTTGTGAGTGCAAATATAGGGCAATTTCCTTTACTACCAAACTTTTCAAGAAAAAAAATTAAAATTTCTACATTTTTTTTTCACGGCACCTTTTATTACATTTCATTTTCTTACTTTTACATCGTTAATATTTACGATATGGAATTACAAGGAACGGTAAAGAAACTTTTTGATGCTCAAACATTTGCGAGCGGGTTTCAAAAAAGAGAAATGGTTATTTTAACTCAAGAACAGTATCCACAGCCGATAAACATAGAATTTTTGTCTGATAAAATCAGTTTATTAGATAACCTTAAAGAAGGAGAAAACGTAAAAGTAGGAATCAACATCAGAGGTAGAGAATGGGTTTCTCCTCAAGGTGAAACTAAATACTTCAACTCTATTACAGGGTGGAGAGTAGAGAAAGTTTCTGAAAATGCTTCAGAACCTACTCAGGCAATGTCTCAGCAATCTGCAACTCCAGTTTCAAACGAAAATCCGTTTGCCGGAGATGATGATGATGATTTACCTTTTTAATTAAAGAATATAAGATCAAATATAAATCCTGCTTTTTGAAGTGGGATTTTTTTTCTAAGCATGGTTCAATTAGACGAAAACGAGATTTCATT is a window from the Chryseobacterium indologenes genome containing:
- a CDS encoding DUF3127 domain-containing protein gives rise to the protein MELQGTVKKLFDAQTFASGFQKREMVILTQEQYPQPINIEFLSDKISLLDNLKEGENVKVGINIRGREWVSPQGETKYFNSITGWRVEKVSENASEPTQAMSQQSATPVSNENPFAGDDDDDLPF